From Mobula hypostoma chromosome 3, sMobHyp1.1, whole genome shotgun sequence:
agagatgtggagaaatttctttagccaaagagtggtgaatttgtgagtTTGttcccacatgcagctgtggaggccaggtaattgcgtgtatttaaggcagagattgataggttcttgattagacatggcatcaaaggttatggtgggaaggctggggagtggggctgaggaagggtacaaaggatgagccatgattgaatagtggagcagatttgatggcctaattctgctgctatgtcttatggccttatggccaCTTGTCACCCAATGCCTTTAACTACTGCAGTATATCCCATTGCAGTTTATGTTTAACTTGTTATTTCCCTTAAGCATGATAACTCAAATAGTTCCTCCATCCAGAAAAGAACGTTGTTCGTTAGGAGCTATGAATTAGTCAAGTTAATGCTCACGTACCTGGAGTTATGGTGACTCAAAAATATGGGCCTCTTGGGTTACTTCTGAGCCATTTTGTCTTCGGAAGCAGAGAGTGTAACTTCAGCCTTAGAAGAAAAAAATGTGTGGACTACAATTTATTAATGAAGTAAGTTTAAATGAACGGATGAAAAAAGATCCAATACCAAAGAAAATGCCTAGGGTAAGTAAAGATAGGGTAGATCGATGCATATGAGATATTGTTTTATTTAGTACTGCATATCTTTTCAGTAAAGAACTGTTGGCTTCGTTACAGCAACATTAAATTGTGAGGTCGAAGTGATCCAATATCTGTTATTATATCTCTTGGTTTGAAAACTCATGGTATCTCTTCCCTCTGCTCCTACATGTAAAAATTCCTTAACTCGATATTTCCTGTTAATATTTCAACCTCAAATTTTAATATATACATCTGAACGTTCATCTTACTAGGCAAAGGATGAGCATGCAGATATAAAAGTTTATCTTTTAAGCAGATTCTGAAatgtatttgaaatatttctgatgTTACTAAACCAAGACAATATAAATTAAAAGAAGAGTTAATATAACGTAATAGCATAACTTTGACTACTTGTTCCTAAATGTGGCATAATGTTCCTTCGAAACCCAAGATTGCGTTCAGTTGCCATCAAACAGCATCCTTCAACTTCCCTCAACGGTCCCAATTCAAAAGTCACAGAGAGACCAGTACACCAATGTCACTAAGAACGGGCTCTGCAAATTCGTTGGTACTTCTTCCCATATTAAAAAATTGCTAAACTCTTCGAACATACGACTTTTTCATGTGCCacaactgccccccccccccaaacaggtTAATGGGCGAGGAGTTAATTCTAtgacacaaacaagagagaatctgctgatgctggaaatccaaagcaacacacacaacaagctgaaggaattcagctgccgggcagtatccatggaaaagagtacagtcggcgtttcgggccgagacccttcatcaggactggactaatgaagggtctcggcccgaaacgtcgactgtgctctcATCCATAGCTGCTACCTGCcccgctgagttcatccagcattttgtgtgtgttggttgaatcaaTTCCACAATATGCGCAAGGTAAAAACTCTACACTGAAAATATTTCTTAACTGTTTCATTAAACAGTACTTCACCTTTTCTGTCTGATTTTGTCGAATTTCCTTTGTCTTATTATTCGTTATAGTGTTCGTTTGGACTAGTTTTTTTCTACTTAACCGATGAAGAACATAGTAAATGTTCAATAGGGAGTGGAGAATCATTCGCCACTGTGCTTTGCATCCCAGATTGATTCCGTCCCCCGCGTTTGAGTGGGAAGTTGAGCTAACGGTCGGAAGCCCAGGCAGCCCGCAGCTGCCGAGAATATGTTGATTGTGGGGTCAGTGATTAGCTGCTGgctttgaaatgttgactgacaCTAGCTAAGGAGGGCGGAAAAGAACTAGCCTGGCACTAATGTTTGTGGCGACTTCCTCTCTCCTATCTCAGCCGCATGAAATAGATGCGTCCCAGAGCGCGACTGGACGGAGGGTGCATGAAGATCTGATTCCGATAAAGAAGCTAAATCGTCTGACATTCCCAGATTCTCCGTCGCCTCTCTAACAACCGGACAGTTTTTAATACAGTGGGCAACTTAGCTGCCCAGTAGCGGGTTGGGCTTTATGTTAAACGAAGTGAAAGCATGTTAACGACTTACAATTTACATCCAACATTACAGGTTAACTTACAAGGCTATTTAAACTCTACCGTTAAGTCACAGAATTAAAGCGGGAAGGAAGCTAGTCTGCCCACCATGGCCACGCCGGTTCGTACCAGCGCAACTCTTGACATTAGAAAcccgcccccaccccctccacttcaCTGCAACGTGATTTGCTGGGTTTTATAAACGCTGCCACTATTGATATATAAAAAGTGTGTGTGCCTTATCAATCGCGTTCTCAACCCGTTCTTCACCTACAATGACGCGTGCAGCATGCCCATAACCCTAAACCTTAATGTTGCTGCACACCTTTAGAATGGTATTCTTCATTTTTGATTGTCTTACCCAAAATATGTTAGGTATATTTCTACGCAAGAAGTTCATCTACCAAGTGCTTGCTCATCACACCAACCACATTATAACCTACTGCAACTTATCACTCCTTTTAGTACAGTTCACAATACTGCCACAGTCTGTGTCATGCAGAAACTTAGAACCGGGCTTTTATATACATTAGCTCAAAAACGTAATGACTCTAATATCCATACTTTATGAAGTGAACGGCCAACATTATGGAGCACAATGTAGCTTTTAAAGTGTGTTCGTAGTATCTATACGGTGAGACAGAAAACAATGTTCACAAACTAATATTCCAAACATGAAACTTAATTGAGCACTATGTTTAAATTAGGTCATACCGTTTACGAAATAAATATGAACCGCTCAGCCTGCTAATTATAGTTCTTGCAGGGAAGCAATGTTCGGAAGAGCCAGTGATAGACCTGACGCCAACTtaatcttgattttttttaaactaaagtGAAAATTATACATTTTAAATTTCTTAAAGAGAATAGCTGTGAGCGAGTTTCAGAATACGTCATGTAATATCCTGGTGGGCACAGGGTGAAGTCAATTTATGCAGCGTTTTATATCAATGGGTGATGGCACGTTATTAATCACCCTGAAACAAAACAGTTAACTAACATTTGGGCATGTGTTTACTTTCTAAGAAATGGGACCTGATTAGGTCTCTGCCGAAAACTAGTCCCATCCATCACCAGAACGCTCAGTCGCTGCGGCACGGTTATATAATATTTTGAAACTATTATGGAGGGAAAATGGCTAGAAATATATTTAGCACCGAAGTATCACGACAGCATGGGACGAAGTGAATATGGACACACTCATGGCCGCGAACTTTTCGCTTATTATTCGtcagccaaaaagttcaaaaattgCAACCCCTCATTGTGATGTGAACATATACTACACACTTGGAAATGATTTAAGTAAGAAGCATTTTAAAATAACTTCTAACTAGTCAACTGCGAAATACTTTGCAAGGCAGGGTCATCTCGAATTGGTCTTAAGCTTTGAAGGGATGACGTTTTGATCCTTCTGGGATACTTTTTTGTTGTTGCCTTCCTAAGCGGACTGCCTGCTTTACCCTGCTCTGTATCAGACACTGACCTACACTATCGCTGAACGCAGTCATTATTTTTGTCAAAGGAATTTTAATTGAATCAGACGCCATGCTATCTGTTTGATAAAAGTATTAATACTTCGCAGATAAACTGTTTTATCAGTTGACCCTGGATTATAAATATCAGCGCTAGAACAATGTGCAGCGAAGTGGATGTGACAATTTCCAAAATTCGATTTGAGCTCACTATCACAAGGAAAACATATCAACACAATCGACGTTAAATGTGGCTGGCAAATCCTTACAATTAAAGAGAGACGTAACCGAGTAGCATTTAGTCCAAAAGGATTTATATCTGACAATGTGAAACGTCTTTGTTTACGGTCTGTTCACCTGCAGATTCTGTCACATACAAAAACGGTTAGTTAACAATAAAACGCTCTATAAAAAAAGCACAATTGAACAGTGAATTTAGCAAATAAGGAAGTGCATATATTGTGCAATTACTGTCCCTACGAAGCAGCTATATTCTATGAATGGACTGTTTAATATTTCACTTGCTTTTACCAGACCAAATTCAAATGTACAAAAAAAAGtcgaaatatatatattttaaaaatcggAAGTTAAGCATTTCAGTTGAAGTTATTATCTTTAatttcagaaacaggtttaaccTTCAAAATACCCATTAATATAATGCATTGTCAAATATCCTACTTAAAGTAGTCAACGTGAACAAAATATGACTGATATCATAGCACCCCGAATCAACCTGTATGCATGTCTCTGGCGTTATCTGCATTAATTATATTTTGAGAACTTAGCAGAATCTGTCCGCAATTAAAAATGAACGCGATCGCTCAGCGATACGGCACAGTTTACGAATAAAGGGAACATTCGGCATTTCATTCAGTTCACaaacatttgtttatttattatttgattATGCATCCATATTAACCATAACAACAAATGCCCGGTGAATATATTAACACTTTACTCGATATTACATCTCTTACCAAAACATAAGACACTACTGTATCTCCTCATTACGCTTCATTTGTCATGGACCTGCTCATTCCACCAGCCACTCTATGTCCTGCTGCAGTGGATCACTAAACTCTTTGCAATTTACAATACCGACACATTTTGTGTCATCACAAACTTCAGAAGTTGGGCTTGCAGGCCCGAGACTACATCATTTATATATagcaaaaagtagaggtccttaTACCGAACCTACGTGAAAGGAAGCAACATGTTTACAGAACAATCTGCTCAATATTATAACTCGATAATATTGTCAAATCCACCACATTTGATCAATTAACGTGCaagtagtctctctctctctctctccgcccccccccccgccccccacccctttCAGCTACACGGCTTCTAATTACTCAGGGAGGAAGACTGGTGTGCTGCTTGACAACTTCCTTTTCAGAATGCAagctgagggagggagagattccGCATCCGCGCTATCACGCCGTATAATCCATGGAAGGTGATATCTACGATAATGTCAATCACTAAAACCGCTGCCAACAGTGTCAGGTCACGCCGGTCTAAAGAAAAGTCGACATTTCACAATTAGCTGATTTGTGTTCATGGAATACATTACGTATAATTCTGTGCGACGTTTAGATCCGACTAATTTACCTAAACGAAAGTAAAACCTATTTAGTGAAGGATTTTTTTAAACTGCAGTAATCATTCTTCTAATCAGCGCACATTAAAGAGAGCTTATAACAGCCTCTTCAGTTTGAAGTAGAGAAATAAACAGACAGCTTTAATGTAACCAGCATCTTTTTTGTGATCTCTTCGGTTGAGACAATCCGTTACTTGGAGGGCATTGAAACATATTGTGTTTCCATTTTATTGCATTATACATTATATTTCCTCTTAGAGTCCCAGCAATTGCAGCCACGTTTAAACCCCCGTTCTTCACGAAAACGTCCTTCACTTGAATATTGAAGTTTCAAATATTTGTACGTCAATTGAACCTTAAAGCACGTTCTGAATGTAATATAATTATTATATCTCTTAAATATGCTTTGGGATCGTTGGCCATGTTATTGGGCTAACTCAATATTGCACATAATAGGGAAATTAACAGTAATGCAAATGGTACAGGAATCTGCATTTATGAAATACAGTCAGATTGCCATTGTTTTCCAAAGCACTGAAGACAGCAAAACTGTTGAGATTAACTGGGGAACTTCTCTCGTTATAGGAAAACAGTTTCAAATGAAAAGCTGTGCGTTTTCTTCAGTCAAATTCACGCCGTGCTTGACGAGACCAAGAAAAACACTCCCCGGTACATACAGACGTGAAAAAAATTCGTTGCTTAGATCGATTTACTATTTAAAACTTGCGGTGCATTGCCCGTTATTGCTTAGGTGAATTTTTGTGATACTTATTGTACTAAGATTTACTGGACCTTACTAAGAAAAGGAATCCGGGTGTTTGTCAGCTAACACATCTAATACGCATTAAAATAACGTCCAAATTTAGCGAACTGTTGAATATTCTCGTTAGTTTTTGGCTTTATCTTTTCTTTTATGTGCAAAACTTTGCAGAGAATAAACAAAAAGGATTACATAACTTCAAAGACGATGGGACCCGGGCAAATGATTCCTCAAGAGAAAAATGCCGGCTTGGTATAAAACCATGTTTGCTCACTGTAAATTGTGACCAATAGAAATGGTTGTATTTAACTAGAAGCCTTCAGGCTCTGCCTCTGTTAACGTCAGCTGCTCCTCAACTGAGAAAGCGCCAGTAAAAAAACTTGCGTCATTAAATCAGTAATGTATGTCAGAATTCTCACACGGCCCTCCTAACAGTTTAGCAGAACTTTTGGAACCCAACGGTTACCCCGAGATGCTTCCAAGTCCCGCAGCATCgaatacaccattctctgtaaaggaTATTTTAAATCTAGAACATCACCAGCAAAAGCAGCCGAGTCCAGATCTCCTGAGCATATCTTTGGACGCTCTACCTTCTTCTTGCATGTTGGAGCCAGGCAATCAGGCCAAATACAGGCCTAGCCAAGGCCTTGGAGCTGAGGTAATCAAATTCCTTGACCAAAGGAATCATGCAACACTTCCATCTAGTCCGGATAGAAACAATGCCCAGCACTCCGGCGAACTGCGGGTGGACTTCTCTCTTCAAAACGACCTCCAAGGTAAATATAACACTTGGGTGAATTCCAATATTATCAACGAATTGAAGGTCTTCCTTTTGCAATAGACGTTAGCTGGTGCGGGTGGTTGGGGTGGGAGCTCGGTGGGGTGAAGGACCCGTATAATACCATGTAATATCATGACTAATTAAATGACAAATCTTTAAGTAAGTATAGGTGAACGCGCCCAAACTATTAAACAGATGCACACATGCATGGGATTAATTTGGAATGTTTGGATTAATCGAATCAATTTAGCTGCGAAAGTTCACTCTGTAAATTCCTGGCCTTGATCGTCGTCTCGTTGATTTTTCAATCCACGATGCTGGAGCATCTTCAGTGCCACAAATTGCAGCCCTCGTATGCGCCGATCGAAAGTGAGGCCGGCATCACATCTGCCGAGGTTTTCTTGGTGTTTTCAGGTTTGTGGTGAAATAGGGTAATGATTGTTATAAATGTGAGTTCCCGACATTTTTTATTGAATTGAACTGGGAAAGTCAGCGCGTATGGACCACAGCGAGATCACAAGGAAGACCTTGATCATGTGACAACTCCTATTCACTTTTcataaaaagcacagttaattaaCATAAAAATGAGAGTTAATTAACCTGGacttgaaaaaaaatgtttagtTTTATTATGGGTCATTTGACATGGAGCATAAATATTTGAGCAAATGATTATTGGGaatgaggattgggaaacttgtGGCCTGCTGGAtaaggcagcccattccactacCCGCCCACCCCCAATCCGTAGTTTCGTGCTGAGCTTCAAAACAATTCGAGAAAATGTCAAATGAGAACTGAATATTCACTTTACAAAAGTCGTCATTATTTTCTAACTTTATCGGAGTACGATTCGAAAGTGTCTTATGTTATTTTCTTTTGAAATTCTATGTTTGTGTAAAGACCCGGAACCAAAATCGATGGAAAAGAGAATTATACCAGAAGGGAAGAAAAATGAAGATTTCGAAGTTCCAATGCGGAGGATTCGCCGAAAACCGCGGATCTTGTTTTCTCAAGCCCAGGTCTATGAATTGGAGAGACGATTCAAGCAGCAAAGATACTTATCCGCCCCTGAGAGAGATCACCTGGCAAACGTATTAAAACTTACTTCGACCCAGGTCAAGATCTGGTTCCAGAATCGCAGATATAAATGCAAACGGCAGCGACAGGATAAACACTTAGAGTTTAGTACATCCCCTCCTGCTCCTCGCCGAGTTGCAGTGCCTGTGTTGGTTCGTGATGGAAAGTCTTGTCTGGGAGCACCCCCTTCGTACGGAACGCCATATAATGTCAGCGTCGCCCCATACAGCTACAGTATTTATCCCAGCTGCAGCCCCGGCACCTGTGAGGGAGATTACAGTTGCATGTATTCGAGCATGCCTCCGGTGCAACAAAGTGCGTCTGTCAGTCCCTTTGTCAATATGGGCATGAATTTCAACGTTGGCAACGTGAGTTATCCTGCAACACCGTCTCAAGGCCACCAAGGCTCAGGGGTCTCGGCTTTGCAGGGAAACTTCCATGGGATCAGAACTTGGTAAAAGTTATAGCTGGCCTACACTAGCAAAATTGAAGAGGCAGTGGAGTCGATGACTTCAGCACAAATGCGAACAATTTTCAGTTTGTGATTGGAGAGATGCATTCTTTTGGAATGGTAAGAATTTTGAATAAAATGTGTGAGGAAAAAAACGTATTATTTATTAAATTAGTTTAATTATTTTAAAGGGTTGGTATTTAGTAACGCGTGTGCGTGCACGACATATATGATTTCCAAAATAAGAAGGCTGGGTTATAAGTTCATCCTAGACCGATGTTTTTGGCTCAGGACCGTAtacaatatttttaaaagtgTATCTCTTGGAATTGCCAT
This genomic window contains:
- the LOC134343465 gene encoding homeobox protein Nkx-2.5-like isoform X1, whose translation is MSEFSHGPPNSLAELLEPNGYPEMLPSPAASNTPFSVKDILNLEHHQQKQPSPDLLSISLDALPSSCMLEPGNQAKYRPSQGLGAEVIKFLDQRNHATLPSSPDRNNAQHSGELRVDFSLQNDLQDPEPKSMEKRIIPEGKKNEDFEVPMRRIRRKPRILFSQAQVYELERRFKQQRYLSAPERDHLANVLKLTSTQVKIWFQNRRYKCKRQRQDKHLEFSTSPPAPRRVAVPVLVRDGKSCLGAPPSYGTPYNVSVAPYSYSIYPSCSPGTCEGDYSCMYSSMPPVQQSASVSPFVNMGMNFNVGNVSYPATPSQGHQGSGVSALQGNFHGIRTW
- the LOC134343465 gene encoding homeobox protein Nkx-2.5-like isoform X2 — translated: MLEHLQCHKLQPSYAPIESEAGITSAEVFLVFSDPEPKSMEKRIIPEGKKNEDFEVPMRRIRRKPRILFSQAQVYELERRFKQQRYLSAPERDHLANVLKLTSTQVKIWFQNRRYKCKRQRQDKHLEFSTSPPAPRRVAVPVLVRDGKSCLGAPPSYGTPYNVSVAPYSYSIYPSCSPGTCEGDYSCMYSSMPPVQQSASVSPFVNMGMNFNVGNVSYPATPSQGHQGSGVSALQGNFHGIRTW